In the genome of Helicovermis profundi, the window ATCTACTGATACATTTAAACATGAATTCGAAGAAAAAGTAATGCATTCTAAAGAGGATATTTTAGAAAAAACAGAAAATATATTAAATTTATCAAGTGAAGCTAAACCACTTTTAAAAAATGTTAAAAGTATAAATGAGTTAATTATTTTCTTCCATAAAAGAATAACTAGTATTACTTATTCTATATTTTTATTTGGAATCGTACTTGTATTAAGTCTTTTATATGTATTCTTAATGCGGTAATAGTCATAGTGAAAATTAAATATACATTTTAAAATCTACTAAATTAACAAATCATTCATATTGATTATTAATTTAGTAGATTTTTTTATTTAACACGGAATTAACATAAACTAAATATAATCATAATCAAACAAATATATATTAGTATTGTAAAAGAAAATAAAAACTCATAAAAGGAGATTAAAAAATGAAAAGGATATTAAATTCAAAAGTTCTAATTTTAGCATTGGTATCGGTAATAGTACTGGTTTTATTAACAGGGTGTTCATCTAATGAGGCAAGTTCATCTAATGAAAGTGATGTTTCAGCGTCAAATGAATTAAAGGGACATGTAACATTAGTAGGATCTACATCAGTAACGCCGGTTGCTCAGGAAATTGCAGAAGCATTTATGAAAATAAACCCTAAAGTAAAGGTTGATGTTCAAGGCGTTGGATCTTCAGCAGGAATAAAATCGTCGCATGATAAAGTATCTGATTTTGGAATGTCTTCAAGAAATTTAAAAACAGGTGAAAAAGAATGGGGTCTTAACGAACATGTTATTGCATTTGATGGAATTGCAGTTGTTGTAAATCCTAAAAACGGAGTAAAAGATTTAACAAAAGAGGAAGCTACAAAAATATTTAAAGGACAAATAACTAATTGGAAAGAAGTCGGTGGAGTAGATAAAGAGATTCTTGTAATATCAAGAGAAGCAGGTTCTGGTACTAGAGGTGCTTTTGAAGAATTAATGGATTTAGAAAAGAAAAATAGTGATGGTAAAAAAATAAGTGCAGTCATTAAAAATGCCTTAATTGCTGAGGGAAATGGTGCTGTAAAAGCAAATGTTGCTAAAAAAGAATATGCTATTGGATACCTGTCGTTATCATATTTAGATAATAGCATACAAACTGTTAAGATTGATGGAGTTGATCCAACTACTGATAATATAGTTAATGGAACTTATAATATTTCTAGACCATTTTTATTACTTTCAAATGGTGAGTTGTCAAAGGAAGCTAAAGCATATCTTGATTTTGTAATGAGCGATGAAGGACAAAAAATCATTTCTAAAAAATTGATTTCTATAAAATAAATGCTAGTACAAGGTGATTAAGATGCCATATATAAGTATGTTAATTCACCTTTATACTTTACATAGAATTAATATAAAAGTAATTTTATTAAACATAGTTTTTCTATAATAAATATAGCTTGTAAATAATGAAAAGTTGGAGGGAAAATGATAACTATTGATAGAAAAAAATATAGAAAAAAGAAAAAAATCGAAAATATAATTGAAAAAACTTTTTTAGTTTCAGCATTAGTTTCAATTTTAAGTTTACTACTTATTATGATCTTTATATTTGGAAAAGGGGCACCAGCAATTAATAAAATTGGTTTATCTAATTTTATATTTGGGCTTAACTGGGAACCTTCTGCTGATATTTATGGAATCTTTCCTATGATTTTAGCATCACTTTATGTTACTTTTGGAGCAATTGTAATAGGCGTTCCAATTGGCGTATTTACGGCAATTTTTCTCAGCGAAATTGCACCGAAATGGCTAGGAAAAATTGTAGAAAGTGCTGTACAGCTATTAGCAGGTATTCCATCGGTAATTTATGGTTTTTTCGGACTTCTTGTTATAGTTCCATTAATAGATAAGTATTATGGTGGAGGCGGAAATAGCATTTTAGCAGCAATAATAATACTTTCTGCAATGATTCTTCCAACAATAATAACAATATCAGAAAATGCAATTAAAGCAGTTCCAAAAGAATATAAAGAAGGATCTCTTGCTCTTGGTTCTAGTGAAATTCAAACAATTTTTAAAGTTATATTGCCTGCAGCAAAATCAGGAATTTTAACTTCAGTAGTTCTTGGAATTGGGAGAGCGATAGGAGAAACTATGGCAGTAATTTTAGTCATTGGCAATACAGTTCAACTTCCAAGCTCAATTCTTGATAGAGCAAGAACACTTACGGCAAATATTGCAATTGAAATGGGTTATGCATATGGATTGCACCAAGAAGCGTTATTTGCAACAGGAGTAATCTTATTTATATTTATTATGATTATTAACTTTATTTTAAATTTCTTAATAATCGATAGAAATAGTAATTAGAAAAAAATTCTATGTGAGGATAAAAAATGAATAAAAAAAATGTAAAAAATTATAGAAAGTTTAAAGACAATTTCATACTTGGATTAATATATATATCATCATTTATAACATTTAGTATACTTGTTTGGATTCTAGTATATGTACTTTCGAGAGGATTACCTCAGATTAATATGGAATTTTTAAGTAGTGCACCTAAGGGTGATGATGGTGGCGGAATTTTTCCAATGATAATTTCAACATTATACTTAATCATAATTTCAATTGCTTTTTCTGCACCTATAGGAGTATTAAGCGCAATTTATTTAACTGAGTATGCAAAAAATAAAAGACTAATCAAGATAATAAGGTTTGCAACAGAAAGCTTAGCGGGTATTCCTTCGATTATTTATGGATTGTTTGGAATGGTATTCTTTGTAGTATTTCTAAAAATGGGCTGGTCAATTATTTCTGGTGCAATTACACTTAGTATTATGGTTCTTCCTACAATTATTAGAAGTAGTGAAGAGGCGCTTAAATCAGTTCCTAAAAGTTATAAGGAAGCAAGTTTAAGTCTTGGAGCGACAAAACTTAGAACAA includes:
- a CDS encoding phosphate ABC transporter substrate-binding protein, encoding MKRILNSKVLILALVSVIVLVLLTGCSSNEASSSNESDVSASNELKGHVTLVGSTSVTPVAQEIAEAFMKINPKVKVDVQGVGSSAGIKSSHDKVSDFGMSSRNLKTGEKEWGLNEHVIAFDGIAVVVNPKNGVKDLTKEEATKIFKGQITNWKEVGGVDKEILVISREAGSGTRGAFEELMDLEKKNSDGKKISAVIKNALIAEGNGAVKANVAKKEYAIGYLSLSYLDNSIQTVKIDGVDPTTDNIVNGTYNISRPFLLLSNGELSKEAKAYLDFVMSDEGQKIISKKLISIK
- the pstA gene encoding phosphate ABC transporter permease PstA, whose product is MNKKNVKNYRKFKDNFILGLIYISSFITFSILVWILVYVLSRGLPQINMEFLSSAPKGDDGGGIFPMIISTLYLIIISIAFSAPIGVLSAIYLTEYAKNKRLIKIIRFATESLAGIPSIIYGLFGMVFFVVFLKMGWSIISGAITLSIMVLPTIIRSSEEALKSVPKSYKEASLSLGATKLRTIYKCILPSAFPGILTAIILSVGRIIGETAAIYLTVGMAPYIPKSIFESGRTLSVHLYMLAKEGISFDKAFATASVLIIMIFMINVLSNYVANKMNTTNKA